A section of the Vespa velutina chromosome 6, iVesVel2.1, whole genome shotgun sequence genome encodes:
- the LOC124949911 gene encoding WD repeat-containing protein 6 isoform X1 — MISKLLCTDVLAIRPIDDYIFVGIGSILHIFKKHEIYELEYKLNFNSRNIHGILKASDNYLIVFGAKCLCIYDIDKTNDTILLKQTFDTIWFNDWIITVKCLNIDTQIFLIILFAHNNVYIYDISNKKYQYIWCEEKCILYGGSISGETIQDLVVLSGTVFQEILIWKPNYGTIHDKNVKVLHRLIGHKGVIFSVIYDPNTYFICSTSDDRTVRLWKVIEDTSYSDINMPLACKNYIDWEKAEIKLVKTMFGHAARVWRAIIRNGVLLTIGEDSLICIWSLNGTLLNKLFAHHGAPIWSIDISEDNKTIFTGGADGAVHIWPFISAPNNNLQIISSFKIDHVPKYISYLNSGTLLIFHEGGMLTCYNNALVLRESLYLERYSTYCIMQISSCRRYISFASRDGYITIYTEINNENKKYLHQILEAKVMESKIFSLQWLKNDKILVCGKNGCLRIFTITLDSMYNELYTHSEYTLPPTRECWVTAAIIYENLLICGDRAGSLHIFEMHNQFLNKINLGRNIGKPIQTIYKAHGKIGIQLCAVIKNKLITGGRNGIIRFYDICLIEKKSFLRTLYCIKMPMDWISNILDIGNDILITGFKEVEFIIYSLHHQRIALKSPCGGGHRSWDCMVLYENIKFAYIRNKQIYLSSHQLNSLFLSTPTILSGSHVKEIYNVQPIMDLTDHKIYISGGEDCKLRLTQIYKSELKKKNYTFKTLSIMDGHISSIKSIAIVNLESTKLNSTYLIFSCGGRAQIKCWQMDIRWDKDLLSNENISCLDLNSHMLFGKDQNRRKHWQKTKQSYAIEPETRYMDIKTYCPYKSTYIFLLIACADGYLRIFIYNIVTKNIHPILYTKCTARCILKVHVLEFKKKIIILTMSTDGIVRYFNFTDIFSEAFKNVSTGHSSLKNIDIMPFASMQLHQSGINSYDLKCITEDEYLLVTGGDDNLLCLVLFQIFILEDKTVSIKILSKHETSSVHYAQITGVKLTNNKIFSVGIDQQVITHTYSCTNNKILAQVLSTELTSISDVQGMVLSTCIKCNDIFLCIYGNGFEFLSV, encoded by the exons atgatttcaaaattGTTATGTACCGATGTTCTTGCTATACGTCCTATAgatgattatatatttgtag gtATAGGATCTATTCtacatattttcaaaaaacatGAAATTTACGAATTAGAGtacaaattgaattttaattcacGTAATATTCATGGTATTCTTAAAGCAtctgataattatttaattgtatttggAGCTAAATGTTTGTGTATTTATGATATTGATAAAACAAACGATACAATAct aCTAAAACAAACTTTTGATACCATTTGGTTTAATGATTGGATAATAACTGTTAAATGCTTGAATATTGAtacacaaatatttttaatcattttatttgcacataataatgtatatatatatgacatttCTAACAAAAAGTATCAATATATATGGTGTGAGGAAAAATGTATACT CTATGGTGGATCTATATCAGGTGAAACAATTCAGGATTTAGTAGTACTTAGTGGAACTGTGTTTCAGGAGATATTAATATGGAAACCAAACTATGGAACTATTCATGATAAAAATGTGAAAGTATTACATCGTTTAATTGGACACAAa GGGGtaattttttctgttatttatgatccaaatacatattttatctGTTCTACATCTGATGATAGAACAGTTAGATTATGGAAAGTTATAGAAGACACATCATATTCTGATATAAATATGCCTTTGgcttgtaaaaattatattgattggGAAAAAGCTGAAATTAAATTAGTAAAAACAATGTTTGGGCATGCTGCCAGAGTTTGGAGAGCAATAATTAGAAATGGTGTTCTTCTTACTATAGGTGAG gaTTCATTAATATGTATTTGGTCATTGAACGGTACATTACTTAATAAACTATTCGCACATCATGGAGCACCAATATGGAGTATTGATATTTCAGAAGATAATAAGACCATATTTACTGGTGGTGCTGATGGTGCAGTACATATATGGCCATTTATAAGTGCTCCAAACAATAATTTACAGATAATATCATCATTTAAAATAGATCATGTTCccaaatatatatcttatttaaacAGTGgaacgttattaatttttcatgaagGAGGCATGTTAACATGCTATAACAATGCACTTGTTCTTAGAGAGTCTTTGTATTTAGAAAGATATAGTACCTATTGCATAATGCAAATTTCATCATGTAGACGTTATATCAGTTTTGCATCAAGGGATggatatataacaatatacacag aaataaacaatgagaacaaaaaatatctacaTCAGATATTAGAGGCAAAAGTAATggaatcaaaaatattttctttacaatggttaaaaaatgataaaattttagtTTGTGGAAAAAATGGTTGTTTACGAATATTTACCATTACACTTGATAGTATGTATA ATGAACTATATACTCATAGTGAATATACATTACCTCCAACTCGTGAATGTTGGGTAACAGCTGctataatttatgaaaatttacttATATGTGGAGATAGAGCAGGAAGTCTTCATATTTTTGAAATGCACAATCagtttttaaacaaaataaatttaggTAGAAATATTGGAAAGCCAATACAAACTATTTATAAAGCTCATGGAAAAATAGGTATTCAACTGTGTgctgttataaaaaataaattgataacaGGTGGACGCAATGGCATAATaagattttatgatatttgtttgattgaaaaaaaaagctttttacGTACTTTGTATTGCATAAAAATGCCTATGGATTGGATTAGTAACATATTAGACATTGGCAATGATATTCTTATAACTGGATTTAAAGAA gttgaatttattatatatagtttacATCATCAGAGAATAGCTTTAAAAAGTCCTTGTGGAGGTGGACATAGATCTTGGGATTGCATggtattatatgaaaatattaaatttgcatatattagaaataagcaaatttatttatccagTCATCAATTGAATTCTCTGTTTTTATCTACACCTACTATATTG aGTGGTTCTCatgttaaagaaatttataatgtacAACCTATAATGGATCTGACTGAtcataagatttatatatctgGAGGTGAAGACTGCAAACTTCGTCTTacacaaatttataaatcagaattaaaaaagaaaaactatacaTTCAAAACACTAAGCATCATGGATGGACATATTTCAAGTATAAAGTCTATAGCTATTGTAAATTTAGAAAGCACAAAATTGAACAGCACATACTTAATTTTCTCATGTGGTGGAAGAGCTCAAATAAAATGTTGGCAAATGGATATAAGATGGGATAAAGATTTGTTatccaatgaaaatatttcttgtcTTGATCTAAATAGTCATATGCTGTTTGGTAAAGATCAGAACCGTAGAAAACATTGGCAAAAAACAAAGCAATCTTACGCAATTGAACCTGAAACTCGCTATATGGATATTAAAACTTATTGTCCTTATAAGTCAACTTACATATTTCTACTTATAGCCTGTGCTGATGGATATTTAAG gatattcatttataatatcgttacaaaaaatattcatcctatattatatactaaatGTACTGCTCGTTGCATTTTAAAAGTGCATGTCttggaatttaaaaaaaaaataattatattgactATGTCCACTGATGGTATTGtacgttattttaattttactgaCATTTTTTCTGAAGCATTTAAAAACGTAAGCACAGGTCATTCTAGTCTAAAAAACATTGATATAATGCCTTTTGCATCAATGCAGTTACATCAATCAGGAATTAATAGTTACGATTTGAAATGTATAACTGAAGATGAATATCTTCTAGTTACTGGAGGGGATGATAATCTTCTCTgtcttgttttatttcaaatttttattttagaagaCAAAActgtttctataaaaatactaTCAAAACACGAAACTTCATCTGTACATTATGCACAAATTACAG GTGTTAAGTTAAccaataacaaaatatttagtGTTGGTATAGATCAGCAAGTTATTACACATACTTATTCCTgcacaaataataaaatattagccCAAGTATTATCAACTGAATTAACATCTATATCAGATGTACAAGGAATGGTATTATCAACTTGTATAAA GTGTAATGATatctttttatgtatatatggaaatggttttgaatttttatctgtttaa
- the LOC124949911 gene encoding WD repeat-containing protein 6 isoform X5: protein MISKLLCTDVLAIRPIDDYIFVGIGSILHIFKKHEIYELEYKLNFNSRNIHGILKASDNYLIVFGAKCLCIYDIDKTNDTILLKQTFDTIWFNDWIITVKCLNIDTQIFLIILFAHNNVYIYDISNKKYQYIWCEEKCILYGGSISGETIQDLVVLSGTVFQEILIWKPNYGTIHDKNVKVLHRLIGHKGVIFSVIYDPNTYFICSTSDDRTVRLWKVIEDTSYSDINMPLACKNYIDWEKAEIKLVKTMFGHAARVWRAIIRNGVLLTIGEDSLICIWSLNGTLLNKLFAHHGAPIWSIDISEDNKTIFTGGADGAVHIWPFISAPNNNLQIISSFKIDHVPKYISYLNSGTLLIFHEGGMLTCYNNALVLRESLYLERYSTYCIMQISSCRRYISFASRDGYITIYTEINNENKKYLHQILEAKVMESKIFSLQWLKNDKILVCGKNGCLRIFTITLDSMYNELYTHSEYTLPPTRECWVTAAIIYENLLICGDRAGSLHIFEMHNQFLNKINLGRNIGKPIQTIYKAHGKIGIQLCAVIKNKLITGGRNGIIRFYDICLIEKKSFLRTLYCIKMPMDWISNILDIGNDILITGFKEVEFIIYSLHHQRIALKSPCGGGHRSWDCMVLYENIKFAYIRNKQIYLSSHQLNSLFLSTPTILSGSHVKEIYNVQPIMDLTDHKIYISGGEDCKLRLTQIYKSELKKKNYTFKTLSIMDGHISSIKSIAIVNLESTKLNSTYLIFSCGGRAQIKCWQMDIRWDKDLLSNENISCLDLNSHMLFGKDQNRRKHWQKTKQSYAIEPETRYMDIKTYCPYKSTYIFLLIACADGYLRIFIYNIVTKNIHPILYTKCTARCILKVHVLEFKKKIIILTMSTDGIVRYFNFTDIFSEAFKNVSTGHSSLKNIDIMPFASMQLHQSGINSYDLKCITEDEYLLVTGGDDNLLCLVLFQIFILEDKTVSIKILSKHETSSVHYAQITGVKLTNNKIFSVGIDQQVITHTYSCTNNKILAQVLSTELTSISDVQGMVLSTCIK, encoded by the exons atgatttcaaaattGTTATGTACCGATGTTCTTGCTATACGTCCTATAgatgattatatatttgtag gtATAGGATCTATTCtacatattttcaaaaaacatGAAATTTACGAATTAGAGtacaaattgaattttaattcacGTAATATTCATGGTATTCTTAAAGCAtctgataattatttaattgtatttggAGCTAAATGTTTGTGTATTTATGATATTGATAAAACAAACGATACAATAct aCTAAAACAAACTTTTGATACCATTTGGTTTAATGATTGGATAATAACTGTTAAATGCTTGAATATTGAtacacaaatatttttaatcattttatttgcacataataatgtatatatatatgacatttCTAACAAAAAGTATCAATATATATGGTGTGAGGAAAAATGTATACT CTATGGTGGATCTATATCAGGTGAAACAATTCAGGATTTAGTAGTACTTAGTGGAACTGTGTTTCAGGAGATATTAATATGGAAACCAAACTATGGAACTATTCATGATAAAAATGTGAAAGTATTACATCGTTTAATTGGACACAAa GGGGtaattttttctgttatttatgatccaaatacatattttatctGTTCTACATCTGATGATAGAACAGTTAGATTATGGAAAGTTATAGAAGACACATCATATTCTGATATAAATATGCCTTTGgcttgtaaaaattatattgattggGAAAAAGCTGAAATTAAATTAGTAAAAACAATGTTTGGGCATGCTGCCAGAGTTTGGAGAGCAATAATTAGAAATGGTGTTCTTCTTACTATAGGTGAG gaTTCATTAATATGTATTTGGTCATTGAACGGTACATTACTTAATAAACTATTCGCACATCATGGAGCACCAATATGGAGTATTGATATTTCAGAAGATAATAAGACCATATTTACTGGTGGTGCTGATGGTGCAGTACATATATGGCCATTTATAAGTGCTCCAAACAATAATTTACAGATAATATCATCATTTAAAATAGATCATGTTCccaaatatatatcttatttaaacAGTGgaacgttattaatttttcatgaagGAGGCATGTTAACATGCTATAACAATGCACTTGTTCTTAGAGAGTCTTTGTATTTAGAAAGATATAGTACCTATTGCATAATGCAAATTTCATCATGTAGACGTTATATCAGTTTTGCATCAAGGGATggatatataacaatatacacag aaataaacaatgagaacaaaaaatatctacaTCAGATATTAGAGGCAAAAGTAATggaatcaaaaatattttctttacaatggttaaaaaatgataaaattttagtTTGTGGAAAAAATGGTTGTTTACGAATATTTACCATTACACTTGATAGTATGTATA ATGAACTATATACTCATAGTGAATATACATTACCTCCAACTCGTGAATGTTGGGTAACAGCTGctataatttatgaaaatttacttATATGTGGAGATAGAGCAGGAAGTCTTCATATTTTTGAAATGCACAATCagtttttaaacaaaataaatttaggTAGAAATATTGGAAAGCCAATACAAACTATTTATAAAGCTCATGGAAAAATAGGTATTCAACTGTGTgctgttataaaaaataaattgataacaGGTGGACGCAATGGCATAATaagattttatgatatttgtttgattgaaaaaaaaagctttttacGTACTTTGTATTGCATAAAAATGCCTATGGATTGGATTAGTAACATATTAGACATTGGCAATGATATTCTTATAACTGGATTTAAAGAA gttgaatttattatatatagtttacATCATCAGAGAATAGCTTTAAAAAGTCCTTGTGGAGGTGGACATAGATCTTGGGATTGCATggtattatatgaaaatattaaatttgcatatattagaaataagcaaatttatttatccagTCATCAATTGAATTCTCTGTTTTTATCTACACCTACTATATTG aGTGGTTCTCatgttaaagaaatttataatgtacAACCTATAATGGATCTGACTGAtcataagatttatatatctgGAGGTGAAGACTGCAAACTTCGTCTTacacaaatttataaatcagaattaaaaaagaaaaactatacaTTCAAAACACTAAGCATCATGGATGGACATATTTCAAGTATAAAGTCTATAGCTATTGTAAATTTAGAAAGCACAAAATTGAACAGCACATACTTAATTTTCTCATGTGGTGGAAGAGCTCAAATAAAATGTTGGCAAATGGATATAAGATGGGATAAAGATTTGTTatccaatgaaaatatttcttgtcTTGATCTAAATAGTCATATGCTGTTTGGTAAAGATCAGAACCGTAGAAAACATTGGCAAAAAACAAAGCAATCTTACGCAATTGAACCTGAAACTCGCTATATGGATATTAAAACTTATTGTCCTTATAAGTCAACTTACATATTTCTACTTATAGCCTGTGCTGATGGATATTTAAG gatattcatttataatatcgttacaaaaaatattcatcctatattatatactaaatGTACTGCTCGTTGCATTTTAAAAGTGCATGTCttggaatttaaaaaaaaaataattatattgactATGTCCACTGATGGTATTGtacgttattttaattttactgaCATTTTTTCTGAAGCATTTAAAAACGTAAGCACAGGTCATTCTAGTCTAAAAAACATTGATATAATGCCTTTTGCATCAATGCAGTTACATCAATCAGGAATTAATAGTTACGATTTGAAATGTATAACTGAAGATGAATATCTTCTAGTTACTGGAGGGGATGATAATCTTCTCTgtcttgttttatttcaaatttttattttagaagaCAAAActgtttctataaaaatactaTCAAAACACGAAACTTCATCTGTACATTATGCACAAATTACAG GTGTTAAGTTAAccaataacaaaatatttagtGTTGGTATAGATCAGCAAGTTATTACACATACTTATTCCTgcacaaataataaaatattagccCAAGTATTATCAACTGAATTAACATCTATATCAGATGTACAAGGAATGGTATTATCAACTTGTATAAAGTAa
- the LOC124949911 gene encoding WD repeat-containing protein 6 isoform X3: protein MPGMSMCIGSILHIFKKHEIYELEYKLNFNSRNIHGILKASDNYLIVFGAKCLCIYDIDKTNDTILLKQTFDTIWFNDWIITVKCLNIDTQIFLIILFAHNNVYIYDISNKKYQYIWCEEKCILYGGSISGETIQDLVVLSGTVFQEILIWKPNYGTIHDKNVKVLHRLIGHKGVIFSVIYDPNTYFICSTSDDRTVRLWKVIEDTSYSDINMPLACKNYIDWEKAEIKLVKTMFGHAARVWRAIIRNGVLLTIGEDSLICIWSLNGTLLNKLFAHHGAPIWSIDISEDNKTIFTGGADGAVHIWPFISAPNNNLQIISSFKIDHVPKYISYLNSGTLLIFHEGGMLTCYNNALVLRESLYLERYSTYCIMQISSCRRYISFASRDGYITIYTEINNENKKYLHQILEAKVMESKIFSLQWLKNDKILVCGKNGCLRIFTITLDSMYNELYTHSEYTLPPTRECWVTAAIIYENLLICGDRAGSLHIFEMHNQFLNKINLGRNIGKPIQTIYKAHGKIGIQLCAVIKNKLITGGRNGIIRFYDICLIEKKSFLRTLYCIKMPMDWISNILDIGNDILITGFKEVEFIIYSLHHQRIALKSPCGGGHRSWDCMVLYENIKFAYIRNKQIYLSSHQLNSLFLSTPTILSGSHVKEIYNVQPIMDLTDHKIYISGGEDCKLRLTQIYKSELKKKNYTFKTLSIMDGHISSIKSIAIVNLESTKLNSTYLIFSCGGRAQIKCWQMDIRWDKDLLSNENISCLDLNSHMLFGKDQNRRKHWQKTKQSYAIEPETRYMDIKTYCPYKSTYIFLLIACADGYLRIFIYNIVTKNIHPILYTKCTARCILKVHVLEFKKKIIILTMSTDGIVRYFNFTDIFSEAFKNVSTGHSSLKNIDIMPFASMQLHQSGINSYDLKCITEDEYLLVTGGDDNLLCLVLFQIFILEDKTVSIKILSKHETSSVHYAQITGVKLTNNKIFSVGIDQQVITHTYSCTNNKILAQVLSTELTSISDVQGMVLSTCIKCNDIFLCIYGNGFEFLSV from the exons ATGCCTGGAATGTCCATGT gtATAGGATCTATTCtacatattttcaaaaaacatGAAATTTACGAATTAGAGtacaaattgaattttaattcacGTAATATTCATGGTATTCTTAAAGCAtctgataattatttaattgtatttggAGCTAAATGTTTGTGTATTTATGATATTGATAAAACAAACGATACAATAct aCTAAAACAAACTTTTGATACCATTTGGTTTAATGATTGGATAATAACTGTTAAATGCTTGAATATTGAtacacaaatatttttaatcattttatttgcacataataatgtatatatatatgacatttCTAACAAAAAGTATCAATATATATGGTGTGAGGAAAAATGTATACT CTATGGTGGATCTATATCAGGTGAAACAATTCAGGATTTAGTAGTACTTAGTGGAACTGTGTTTCAGGAGATATTAATATGGAAACCAAACTATGGAACTATTCATGATAAAAATGTGAAAGTATTACATCGTTTAATTGGACACAAa GGGGtaattttttctgttatttatgatccaaatacatattttatctGTTCTACATCTGATGATAGAACAGTTAGATTATGGAAAGTTATAGAAGACACATCATATTCTGATATAAATATGCCTTTGgcttgtaaaaattatattgattggGAAAAAGCTGAAATTAAATTAGTAAAAACAATGTTTGGGCATGCTGCCAGAGTTTGGAGAGCAATAATTAGAAATGGTGTTCTTCTTACTATAGGTGAG gaTTCATTAATATGTATTTGGTCATTGAACGGTACATTACTTAATAAACTATTCGCACATCATGGAGCACCAATATGGAGTATTGATATTTCAGAAGATAATAAGACCATATTTACTGGTGGTGCTGATGGTGCAGTACATATATGGCCATTTATAAGTGCTCCAAACAATAATTTACAGATAATATCATCATTTAAAATAGATCATGTTCccaaatatatatcttatttaaacAGTGgaacgttattaatttttcatgaagGAGGCATGTTAACATGCTATAACAATGCACTTGTTCTTAGAGAGTCTTTGTATTTAGAAAGATATAGTACCTATTGCATAATGCAAATTTCATCATGTAGACGTTATATCAGTTTTGCATCAAGGGATggatatataacaatatacacag aaataaacaatgagaacaaaaaatatctacaTCAGATATTAGAGGCAAAAGTAATggaatcaaaaatattttctttacaatggttaaaaaatgataaaattttagtTTGTGGAAAAAATGGTTGTTTACGAATATTTACCATTACACTTGATAGTATGTATA ATGAACTATATACTCATAGTGAATATACATTACCTCCAACTCGTGAATGTTGGGTAACAGCTGctataatttatgaaaatttacttATATGTGGAGATAGAGCAGGAAGTCTTCATATTTTTGAAATGCACAATCagtttttaaacaaaataaatttaggTAGAAATATTGGAAAGCCAATACAAACTATTTATAAAGCTCATGGAAAAATAGGTATTCAACTGTGTgctgttataaaaaataaattgataacaGGTGGACGCAATGGCATAATaagattttatgatatttgtttgattgaaaaaaaaagctttttacGTACTTTGTATTGCATAAAAATGCCTATGGATTGGATTAGTAACATATTAGACATTGGCAATGATATTCTTATAACTGGATTTAAAGAA gttgaatttattatatatagtttacATCATCAGAGAATAGCTTTAAAAAGTCCTTGTGGAGGTGGACATAGATCTTGGGATTGCATggtattatatgaaaatattaaatttgcatatattagaaataagcaaatttatttatccagTCATCAATTGAATTCTCTGTTTTTATCTACACCTACTATATTG aGTGGTTCTCatgttaaagaaatttataatgtacAACCTATAATGGATCTGACTGAtcataagatttatatatctgGAGGTGAAGACTGCAAACTTCGTCTTacacaaatttataaatcagaattaaaaaagaaaaactatacaTTCAAAACACTAAGCATCATGGATGGACATATTTCAAGTATAAAGTCTATAGCTATTGTAAATTTAGAAAGCACAAAATTGAACAGCACATACTTAATTTTCTCATGTGGTGGAAGAGCTCAAATAAAATGTTGGCAAATGGATATAAGATGGGATAAAGATTTGTTatccaatgaaaatatttcttgtcTTGATCTAAATAGTCATATGCTGTTTGGTAAAGATCAGAACCGTAGAAAACATTGGCAAAAAACAAAGCAATCTTACGCAATTGAACCTGAAACTCGCTATATGGATATTAAAACTTATTGTCCTTATAAGTCAACTTACATATTTCTACTTATAGCCTGTGCTGATGGATATTTAAG gatattcatttataatatcgttacaaaaaatattcatcctatattatatactaaatGTACTGCTCGTTGCATTTTAAAAGTGCATGTCttggaatttaaaaaaaaaataattatattgactATGTCCACTGATGGTATTGtacgttattttaattttactgaCATTTTTTCTGAAGCATTTAAAAACGTAAGCACAGGTCATTCTAGTCTAAAAAACATTGATATAATGCCTTTTGCATCAATGCAGTTACATCAATCAGGAATTAATAGTTACGATTTGAAATGTATAACTGAAGATGAATATCTTCTAGTTACTGGAGGGGATGATAATCTTCTCTgtcttgttttatttcaaatttttattttagaagaCAAAActgtttctataaaaatactaTCAAAACACGAAACTTCATCTGTACATTATGCACAAATTACAG GTGTTAAGTTAAccaataacaaaatatttagtGTTGGTATAGATCAGCAAGTTATTACACATACTTATTCCTgcacaaataataaaatattagccCAAGTATTATCAACTGAATTAACATCTATATCAGATGTACAAGGAATGGTATTATCAACTTGTATAAA GTGTAATGATatctttttatgtatatatggaaatggttttgaatttttatctgtttaa